A single region of the Streptomyces sp. NBC_00236 genome encodes:
- the yicI gene encoding alpha-xylosidase, translated as MKFTDGFWQMRDGVNASYATETRALRLDADRLTAHAAVKRVTRRGDTLNAPLITVEAYAAAEGVIGVRVTHLAGKRHPGPDFGLPGATGDTTATTRNDGPTAELTSGPLTLRLPTEGGFGLEFLDADGRVLTTAGPKGTAFATVQDGGHHMFAQLAIGVGETIHGLGERFTPYVKNGQVVDMWQADGGTSSEQAYKNIPFYLSSRGYGVFVNHPGKVSFEVGSEAVGQVQFSVEDQTMEYFVVAGPTPKDVLTRYTALTGRPALPPAWSFGLWLTTSFTTNYDEATVTSFVDGMAERGIPLSVFHFDCFWMREYQWCDFEWDPDTFPDPDGMLARLKAKGLKICVWINPYIAQKSALYAEGAEKGYFVLTPGGDVWQWDKWQAGMALVDFTNPEATAWFQSKLKPLLDQGVDGFKTDFGERIPTDVVWHDGSDPERMHNYYTHLFNKSVFELLEKERGQGEAVLFARSATAGGQQFPVHWGGDCWSSFEAMAESLRGGLSLSLSGFGFWSHDIGGFEGTPDPAVFKRWLAFGLLSSHSRLHGSSSYRVPWEFGDEAVAVAKQFTEQKHRLMPYLYGAAVEAHRTGVPTMRPMLLEFPDDPATRTVDRQYLLGPDLLVAPVFSEDGHVEYYVPEGTWTHFLTGETVTGPAWRQDTYGFDSLPLLVRPGAVLPLGADASRPDSDWTQNLELRVYAPEGLGDFTRTVTVPDLTGAPAATYELVREGGTLRVTADTDRPYEVVVVGDATLEVVKG; from the coding sequence ATGAAGTTCACCGACGGCTTCTGGCAGATGCGAGACGGTGTGAACGCCTCGTACGCCACCGAAACCCGCGCCCTCCGCCTCGACGCCGACCGCCTCACCGCCCACGCCGCCGTCAAGCGCGTGACGCGGCGCGGGGACACGCTCAACGCCCCCCTGATCACGGTGGAGGCGTACGCCGCCGCCGAAGGCGTCATCGGCGTCCGCGTCACCCACCTCGCGGGCAAGCGCCACCCCGGCCCCGACTTCGGTCTCCCCGGCGCCACCGGGGACACCACGGCCACCACCCGTAACGACGGCCCCACCGCCGAACTCACCAGCGGACCGCTCACCCTCCGGCTCCCCACCGAGGGCGGCTTCGGCCTGGAGTTCCTCGACGCGGACGGTCGCGTGCTGACCACCGCCGGACCCAAGGGCACCGCCTTCGCCACGGTCCAGGACGGCGGGCACCACATGTTCGCCCAGCTGGCCATCGGCGTCGGCGAGACGATCCACGGCCTCGGCGAGCGGTTCACCCCGTACGTCAAGAACGGCCAGGTCGTCGACATGTGGCAGGCCGACGGCGGCACCAGCAGCGAACAGGCCTACAAGAACATCCCGTTCTACCTCTCCTCACGCGGCTACGGCGTCTTCGTCAACCACCCCGGCAAGGTCTCGTTCGAGGTCGGCTCCGAGGCCGTCGGCCAGGTGCAGTTCAGCGTCGAGGACCAGACGATGGAGTATTTCGTCGTCGCCGGCCCCACGCCCAAGGACGTCCTCACCCGCTACACCGCGCTCACCGGCCGCCCGGCCCTGCCGCCGGCCTGGTCGTTCGGCCTCTGGCTGACCACCTCGTTCACCACCAACTACGACGAGGCGACCGTCACCTCGTTCGTCGACGGCATGGCCGAGCGCGGCATCCCGCTCTCCGTCTTCCACTTCGACTGCTTCTGGATGCGCGAGTACCAGTGGTGCGACTTCGAGTGGGACCCGGACACGTTCCCCGACCCGGACGGCATGCTCGCCCGGCTCAAGGCGAAGGGCCTGAAGATCTGCGTCTGGATCAACCCGTACATCGCGCAGAAGAGCGCCCTGTACGCGGAGGGCGCGGAGAAGGGCTACTTCGTCCTCACCCCCGGGGGCGACGTCTGGCAGTGGGACAAGTGGCAGGCCGGCATGGCGCTGGTCGACTTCACCAACCCCGAGGCCACCGCCTGGTTCCAGTCCAAGCTGAAGCCCCTCCTCGACCAGGGCGTCGACGGCTTCAAGACGGACTTCGGCGAGCGCATCCCCACCGACGTCGTCTGGCACGACGGCTCCGACCCGGAGCGGATGCACAACTACTACACGCACCTGTTCAACAAGTCGGTCTTCGAGCTCCTGGAGAAGGAGCGCGGCCAGGGCGAGGCGGTCCTCTTCGCCCGCTCCGCCACCGCCGGCGGCCAGCAGTTCCCGGTCCACTGGGGCGGCGACTGCTGGTCCTCCTTCGAGGCGATGGCCGAGTCCCTGCGCGGCGGTCTCTCCCTGTCCCTGTCCGGCTTCGGTTTCTGGAGCCATGACATCGGCGGCTTCGAGGGCACGCCCGACCCGGCGGTCTTCAAGCGCTGGCTCGCCTTCGGCCTGCTCTCCTCGCACAGCCGCCTGCACGGCTCCTCGTCGTACCGCGTGCCGTGGGAGTTCGGCGACGAGGCCGTCGCGGTCGCCAAGCAGTTCACCGAGCAGAAGCACCGCCTGATGCCGTACCTGTACGGCGCCGCCGTCGAGGCCCACCGCACCGGCGTCCCCACCATGCGCCCGATGCTGCTGGAGTTCCCCGACGACCCGGCCACCCGCACGGTGGACCGCCAGTACCTGCTGGGCCCCGACCTCCTCGTGGCGCCGGTCTTCAGCGAGGACGGCCACGTCGAGTACTACGTCCCCGAGGGCACCTGGACCCACTTCCTGACCGGCGAGACGGTCACCGGCCCGGCCTGGCGCCAGGACACCTACGGCTTCGACAGCCTCCCGCTCCTGGTCCGCCCCGGCGCGGTCCTGCCGCTCGGCGCGGACGCCTCGCGCCCCGACAGCGACTGGACGCAGAACCTCGAACTGCGCGTGTACGCCCCCGAGGGCCTCGGCGACTTCACCCGCACGGTGACGGTCCCCGACCTCACGGGCGCCCCGGCCGCCACGTACGAACTGGTCCGCGAGGGCGGCACGCTCCGCGTCACGGCGGACACGGACCGGCCGTACGAGGTCGTGGTCGTCGGCGACGCGACGCTGGAGGTCGTCAAGGGCTGA
- a CDS encoding aminoglycoside phosphotransferase family protein, giving the protein MHADEPGTDAALVHRLIAAQFPHWSGLPVERVGAAGTANAMYRLGDDMVVRLPRTAGSAEDMAGEHHWLPRLAPSLPVAIPAPLVAGVPGEGYPYPWSVYGWLDGDCPKVGDASEAAPFARDLAGFVTALHRIDPAGGPPSYRSEPLAARTSAVREALADLRADLDTGAAAEIWQTALRAPAPTGPPVWIHADLQPGNVLTADRRLTAVIDFGCLGLGDPAVDLIAAWYVLPAAARDTFRAAAEADDAAWARGIGWALSIALMELRYYRQTNAFMADTARHVIAEILADQRRSA; this is encoded by the coding sequence ATGCACGCCGACGAGCCCGGAACCGATGCCGCACTGGTGCACCGTCTGATCGCCGCGCAGTTCCCCCACTGGTCCGGCCTCCCCGTCGAACGCGTCGGCGCCGCCGGAACCGCCAACGCGATGTATCGCCTCGGTGATGACATGGTCGTGCGCCTCCCGCGTACTGCCGGGTCGGCCGAAGACATGGCCGGCGAGCACCACTGGCTGCCGCGCCTTGCGCCCTCGCTCCCGGTCGCCATCCCCGCCCCGCTGGTCGCGGGCGTGCCGGGTGAGGGCTACCCCTACCCCTGGTCGGTCTACGGCTGGCTCGACGGGGACTGCCCGAAAGTCGGCGACGCCTCCGAAGCGGCCCCGTTCGCCCGGGACCTGGCCGGCTTCGTCACCGCGCTCCACCGCATCGACCCCGCCGGCGGCCCCCCGTCGTACCGCAGCGAGCCCTTGGCCGCCCGGACCTCCGCAGTCCGCGAGGCCCTCGCGGACCTGCGCGCCGACCTCGACACCGGGGCGGCCGCCGAGATCTGGCAGACGGCCCTGCGCGCACCCGCACCGACCGGCCCGCCCGTCTGGATCCACGCGGATCTGCAACCGGGCAACGTGCTCACGGCCGACCGGCGGCTCACCGCCGTCATCGACTTCGGCTGCCTCGGCCTCGGCGACCCGGCCGTCGACCTGATCGCGGCCTGGTACGTACTGCCCGCCGCAGCGCGCGACACCTTCCGCGCCGCGGCGGAGGCGGACGACGCCGCCTGGGCGCGAGGCATCGGCTGGGCGCTGTCGATCGCGCTGATGGAGCTCCGGTACTACCGGCAGACCAACGCGTTCATGGCCGACACCGCACGGCACGTCATCGCGGAGATCCTGGCCGATCAGCGGCGGAGCGCGTAG
- a CDS encoding histidine phosphatase family protein translates to MGELILIRHGETEWSRNGQHTSHTDLPLTPLGERQARALAPLLADRHIALTLVSPSVRARRTAELAGLAAPRITPELREWDYGGYEGITTHDIHLTRPGWNLWTDGVTAGPEAHPGETPEAVGERADRILAEVREAAGRAGDEDIVLVAHSHFLRVLTARYLGLTPAEGTLFQLATGAVSRLGREHGQPVITAWNVTLPESLFPTAVPETPEHI, encoded by the coding sequence ATGGGCGAGTTGATCCTGATCCGGCACGGCGAGACCGAGTGGTCCCGCAACGGACAGCACACGAGCCACACCGATCTGCCCCTGACGCCCCTCGGCGAACGCCAGGCCCGCGCCCTCGCCCCGCTGCTCGCCGACCGGCACATCGCCCTCACCCTGGTCAGCCCCTCGGTACGGGCCCGGCGCACCGCCGAGCTCGCGGGACTTGCCGCGCCCCGCATCACCCCGGAGCTGCGCGAGTGGGACTACGGCGGCTACGAGGGCATCACCACCCACGACATCCACCTGACCCGCCCCGGCTGGAACCTCTGGACGGACGGCGTCACGGCGGGCCCCGAGGCGCACCCGGGCGAAACCCCCGAAGCGGTCGGCGAACGGGCCGACCGGATCCTGGCCGAGGTCAGGGAGGCCGCCGGACGGGCCGGGGACGAGGACATCGTGCTTGTCGCGCACTCCCACTTCCTGCGCGTACTGACGGCCCGATACCTGGGGCTCACCCCGGCCGAGGGCACGCTCTTCCAGCTCGCCACGGGTGCCGTGTCCCGGCTCGGCAGGGAGCACGGCCAGCCGGTCATCACGGCCTGGAACGTGACCCTGCCGGAGAGCCTGTTCCCCACCGCCGTCCCGGAGACCCCGGAACACATCTGA
- a CDS encoding GH92 family glycosyl hydrolase: MQPRHGSRKRQSSSAALIAASLVLLVTAPTAAAATSAGPVADGQKATGERTFSSSFEADEKQPDWRNTVEEGPDGKKRSSGIDGGFSAGIPGNVTDKVTDVRASEENTGGGEVKENLVDGQSGTKWLSFKSTAWIEFDLVEPVKVVTYALTSADDHDERDPKDWTLQGSEDGKTWTDLDTRTGQTFSERFQTKSYDFTADKAYQHFRLDITKNNGASDATQLADVQFSDGDTSAPAPDDMRSQIDRGPSGSPTAKAGAGFTGKKALRYAGTHKADGRAYSYNKIFDVNTAVTRDTELSYLVYPQMGETDLSYPATHVAVDLAFTDGTYLSDLRATDTNGGLLTPGGQADAKRLYVNQWNKVDARIGTVAAGKTVDRILVAYDSPKGPSKFQGWIDDVTIAPKAPEKRKKHLSDYASTVRGTNSSGGFSRGNNFPATAVPNGFNFWTPVTNAGSTSWLYDYARGNNDDNLPTLQAFSASHEPSPWMGDRQTFQMMPSAVSGTPDASRTARALPFRHENETARPHYYGVTFENGLKAEMTPTDHAARMRFTYPGKDASMVFDNVSNDGSLTLDPGTSSFTGFSDVKSGGSTGATRLFVYGVFDSPVTGSGKLSGGGGADVTGYLRFDAGKDRTVNLRLATSLISIDQAKQNLAAEIPASRSFDRVEDKAQDAWDDLLGKIEVEGASADQLTTLYSSMYRLYLYPNSGFEKVGGKDKYASPFSPQVGSDTPTHTGAKIVDGKVYVNNGFWDTYRTTWPAYSFLTPKKAGEMVDGFVQQYKDGGWISRWSSPGYSDLMTGTSSDVAFADAYVKGVKFDAEAAYDAALKNATVVPPSSGVGRKGMETSPFAGYANTSTHEGLSWSLEGYLNDYGIAQMGQALYKKTHKQHYKDESEYFLNRARNYVELFDDKAGFFQGKNAKGDWRLPSDQYDPRVWGYDYTETNGWGYAFTAPQDSKGLANLYGGRDGLAKKLDTYFSTPETAGPEFVGSYGGVIHEMTEARDVRMGQYGHSNQVAHHVTYMYDAASQPYKTQEKVREVLGRLYTGSEIGQGYHGDEDNGEQSAWFLFSSLGFYPLVMGSGEYAIGSPLFTKTTVHLENGHDLVVKAPKNSAKNIYVQGLKVNGKKWTSTSLPHDLLAKGGVLEFDMGSEPSAWGTGKDAAPVSITKDDKVPAPKKDVLKGEGALFDNTSATTAAVSTVELPVPSATNAVQYTLTSGEAAKAPSGWTLQGSSDGTTWKDLDKRSGQSFAWNKQTGAFTVNSPGSYTHYRLVLDGESTLAEVELIS; encoded by the coding sequence ATGCAGCCCCGACATGGTTCTCGCAAGAGACAAAGCAGCTCGGCCGCACTGATAGCGGCCTCACTCGTCCTGCTCGTGACAGCCCCCACCGCTGCCGCGGCCACCTCGGCCGGACCGGTTGCAGACGGCCAAAAGGCCACCGGCGAACGGACATTCAGCTCATCCTTCGAGGCGGACGAAAAGCAGCCGGACTGGCGCAATACCGTTGAAGAAGGCCCTGACGGCAAGAAGCGGTCATCGGGTATCGATGGCGGCTTCTCCGCCGGAATACCGGGCAATGTCACCGACAAGGTCACAGATGTCCGAGCCAGTGAGGAGAACACCGGCGGCGGCGAGGTGAAGGAAAACCTCGTCGACGGACAGTCCGGCACGAAGTGGCTGTCGTTCAAGTCCACCGCCTGGATCGAGTTCGACCTCGTCGAGCCGGTCAAGGTCGTCACGTACGCGCTGACTTCGGCCGACGACCACGACGAGCGGGACCCCAAGGACTGGACCCTTCAGGGCTCCGAGGACGGCAAGACCTGGACGGACCTGGACACCCGGACCGGCCAGACCTTCAGTGAGCGCTTCCAGACCAAGTCGTACGACTTCACGGCGGACAAGGCCTACCAGCACTTCCGCCTGGACATCACGAAGAACAACGGCGCCTCGGACGCGACCCAGCTCGCCGACGTCCAGTTCTCCGACGGGGACACCTCCGCCCCCGCCCCCGACGACATGCGCAGCCAGATCGACCGCGGCCCCTCCGGCTCCCCCACCGCCAAGGCCGGCGCGGGCTTCACCGGAAAGAAGGCGCTGCGGTACGCGGGCACGCACAAGGCGGACGGCCGGGCGTACTCGTACAACAAGATCTTCGACGTCAACACGGCCGTCACCCGGGACACCGAACTTTCCTACCTGGTGTACCCCCAGATGGGCGAGACGGACCTGTCCTACCCGGCCACGCACGTCGCGGTGGACCTCGCGTTCACGGACGGCACCTACCTCAGCGATCTGCGCGCCACCGACACCAACGGCGGACTGCTGACCCCCGGCGGCCAGGCCGACGCCAAGCGGCTGTACGTCAACCAGTGGAACAAGGTCGACGCGCGCATCGGCACGGTGGCGGCCGGCAAGACCGTCGACCGGATCCTCGTCGCGTACGACTCCCCCAAGGGCCCGTCGAAGTTCCAGGGCTGGATCGACGACGTCACGATCGCGCCGAAGGCTCCCGAGAAGCGCAAGAAGCACCTCTCGGACTACGCCTCGACCGTCCGCGGGACCAACTCCAGCGGCGGCTTCTCGCGCGGCAACAACTTCCCCGCCACCGCGGTGCCCAACGGTTTCAACTTCTGGACGCCGGTCACCAACGCCGGATCGACCAGCTGGCTGTACGACTACGCGCGCGGCAACAACGACGACAACCTGCCCACGCTGCAGGCCTTCAGCGCGAGCCACGAGCCGAGCCCGTGGATGGGCGACCGGCAGACCTTCCAGATGATGCCGTCGGCGGTCTCCGGCACCCCGGACGCCTCGCGCACGGCGCGCGCGCTGCCGTTCAGGCACGAGAACGAGACGGCGAGGCCCCACTACTACGGGGTGACGTTCGAGAACGGTCTCAAGGCCGAGATGACGCCGACCGACCACGCGGCACGGATGCGGTTCACGTATCCGGGCAAGGACGCGAGCATGGTCTTCGACAACGTCTCCAACGACGGCAGTCTGACCCTGGACCCGGGGACGAGCTCCTTCACGGGCTTCTCCGACGTGAAGAGCGGCGGCTCGACCGGTGCCACCCGGCTCTTCGTCTACGGCGTCTTCGACTCCCCCGTCACCGGCAGCGGCAAGCTCTCCGGCGGCGGTGGCGCGGACGTCACGGGCTACCTGCGCTTCGACGCGGGCAAGGACCGCACCGTCAACCTGCGGCTCGCCACCTCACTGATCAGCATCGACCAGGCCAAGCAGAACCTGGCCGCCGAGATCCCTGCCTCGCGCTCCTTCGACCGGGTCGAGGACAAGGCGCAGGACGCCTGGGACGACCTGCTGGGCAAGATCGAGGTCGAGGGCGCGTCCGCCGACCAGCTGACGACGCTGTACTCCAGCATGTACCGGCTGTACCTCTACCCGAACTCGGGCTTCGAGAAGGTCGGGGGGAAGGACAAGTACGCCTCCCCGTTCTCCCCGCAGGTCGGCTCGGACACCCCGACGCACACCGGCGCGAAGATCGTCGACGGCAAGGTGTACGTCAACAACGGCTTCTGGGACACCTACCGGACGACGTGGCCGGCGTACTCCTTCCTCACCCCGAAGAAGGCCGGCGAGATGGTCGACGGCTTCGTCCAGCAGTACAAGGACGGCGGCTGGATCTCCCGCTGGTCCTCCCCCGGCTACTCGGACCTGATGACGGGCACCTCCTCGGACGTCGCGTTCGCCGACGCGTACGTCAAGGGCGTGAAGTTCGACGCGGAGGCCGCGTACGACGCCGCCCTGAAGAACGCCACGGTCGTCCCGCCGTCCTCGGGCGTGGGCCGCAAGGGCATGGAGACGTCCCCGTTCGCCGGGTACGCCAACACCTCGACCCACGAGGGCCTGTCCTGGTCCCTTGAGGGCTACCTCAACGACTACGGCATCGCGCAGATGGGCCAGGCGCTCTACAAGAAGACGCACAAGCAGCACTACAAGGACGAGTCCGAGTACTTCCTGAACCGGGCCCGCAACTACGTCGAGCTCTTCGACGACAAGGCCGGCTTCTTCCAGGGCAAGAACGCCAAGGGCGACTGGCGGCTCCCGTCCGACCAGTACGACCCGCGGGTGTGGGGCTACGACTACACGGAGACCAACGGCTGGGGCTACGCCTTCACCGCCCCGCAGGACAGCAAGGGCCTCGCCAACCTCTACGGCGGCCGGGACGGCCTGGCCAAGAAGCTGGACACGTACTTCTCCACCCCCGAGACGGCCGGCCCGGAGTTCGTCGGCTCGTACGGCGGCGTCATCCACGAGATGACGGAGGCCCGTGACGTACGGATGGGCCAGTACGGCCACAGCAACCAGGTCGCGCACCACGTCACGTACATGTACGACGCGGCCTCGCAGCCGTACAAGACGCAGGAGAAGGTCCGCGAGGTCCTCGGCCGCCTGTACACGGGCAGCGAGATCGGCCAGGGGTACCACGGCGACGAGGACAACGGCGAGCAGTCGGCCTGGTTCCTCTTCTCCTCCCTCGGCTTCTACCCGCTGGTCATGGGCAGTGGCGAGTACGCGATCGGCTCCCCGCTGTTCACCAAGACGACCGTGCACCTGGAGAACGGCCACGACCTGGTCGTCAAGGCGCCGAAGAACAGCGCGAAGAACATCTACGTGCAGGGCCTGAAGGTCAACGGCAAGAAGTGGACCTCCACCTCGCTGCCGCACGACCTGCTGGCCAAGGGCGGGGTGCTGGAGTTCGACATGGGCTCCGAGCCGTCCGCCTGGGGCACCGGCAAGGACGCCGCCCCGGTCTCCATCACCAAGGACGACAAGGTGCCGGCGCCGAAGAAGGACGTTCTGAAGGGCGAGGGCGCCCTGTTCGACAACACCTCGGCCACGACGGCCGCCGTCTCCACGGTGGAACTGCCGGTCCCCTCGGCGACGAACGCGGTGCAGTACACGCTGACGTCGGGCGAGGCGGCCAAGGCGCCGAGCGGCTGGACGCTCCAGGGTTCGTCGGACGGCACGACGTGGAAGGACCTCGACAAGCGGTCCGGCCAGTCGTTCGCCTGGAACAAGCAGACGGGGGCGTTCACGGTGAACTCCCCCGGCTCGTACACGCATTACCGGCTGGTGCTCGACGGTGAGTCGACGCTCGCGGAGGTGGAGCTGATCTCCTGA